The following coding sequences lie in one Wolbachia endosymbiont strain TRS of Brugia malayi genomic window:
- a CDS encoding 2-oxoglutarate dehydrogenase E1 component: MRSSSCLYGDNVEFVEEMYNRYLQGDKSIGEDWYRIFSSNLEVNKAEPCAVQHVAKADDSVANFFRSYGHFFADLNPLSSNVSEEINYQKYSNLSTAHDAGIYRDIYCKDIGFEFMHISSYEERIWLQEKIENQTYKLSLQDKKEILRHLIESEMFEQFLHTKFPGHKRFSIEGGESAIVAIERIISDSTTFGIEEIVLGMAHRGRLNVLTKVMEKEYAAMLSEFQGNLAYPSDLEVSGDVKYHLGYSSDRTLADGKTIHLSLCPNPSHLEAINPVLIGRIRAKQKIRSVLGISIHGDAAFIGQGVVGETLTLSNIEGYKVDGIVHVVINNQVGFTANPCCARSSSYCTDVIKSIEAPVFHVSGDSPEAVNFVAGLAMEYRQKFKKDVVIDIICYRKYGHNEGDEPNFTQPLMYKIISNHKTPGTLYEEKLTADKVLSGDEVDKLRSKFRARLDKSLTESVAYAPKKADWFNGVWSKLRRAKLNNLNEYYTDSGASQSELKKLGVLINSNIPSSFNINNKVRKILDGRIENINSGNNIDWATAESLAFASLLTEGIGVRLSGQDSGRGTFSHRHSRLVDQVTEEAFIPLNNINKEQAHFEVIDSALSEYAVMGFEYGYSLDSPYSLVLWEGQFGDFANGAQIMIDQFIASAETKWLRSSGLVLLLPHGYEGQGPEHSSARIERFLQLCAEDNMQVVNCSTPANYFHVLRRQIHRDFRKPLIVFTPKSLLRHKRAVSNLSDFKGGFLTIIPEYRKNLVLDDKMRKVIICGGKVYYDIIEACEVQKINDIAVVRLEQFYPFPADKLSIELEKYENAEIIWCQEEPKNMGGWFFVNPLIEEVLLGLNIQAKRLKCITRPAAASPACGYASVHAQQQEEILKQVIK; encoded by the coding sequence TTGAGAAGTAGCTCCTGCCTTTATGGTGATAATGTGGAATTTGTAGAAGAAATGTATAACCGTTATCTGCAGGGTGACAAGTCAATCGGGGAGGATTGGTACAGAATTTTTTCAAGCAATTTAGAAGTTAATAAAGCAGAACCCTGTGCTGTGCAGCATGTGGCCAAGGCAGATGATTCGGTGGCAAATTTTTTTAGATCTTATGGTCACTTTTTTGCAGATCTTAATCCATTGTCGTCAAATGTAAGTGAAGAAATAAATTATCAGAAATATTCAAATCTCTCTACAGCGCATGATGCCGGAATCTATAGAGATATTTACTGCAAAGACATCGGTTTTGAATTTATGCATATTTCCTCTTATGAGGAGAGAATATGGCTGCAGGAAAAGATCGAAAATCAAACTTACAAGCTGAGCTTGCAAGATAAAAAGGAAATACTCAGACACTTAATCGAATCTGAGATGTTCGAACAATTTCTCCATACGAAATTTCCTGGACATAAGCGTTTTTCTATTGAAGGTGGGGAGTCAGCTATTGTTGCAATTGAGAGAATTATTAGTGATTCCACGACTTTTGGTATTGAGGAAATAGTTCTTGGTATGGCTCATCGCGGACGGCTTAACGTTCTAACCAAAGTTATGGAAAAAGAATATGCAGCAATGTTATCTGAATTTCAAGGTAATCTTGCATATCCAAGTGATCTTGAAGTGTCTGGTGATGTTAAATATCACCTTGGTTATTCTTCTGATCGAACGCTTGCTGATGGTAAGACAATACATTTAAGTTTGTGCCCTAATCCATCTCACCTTGAAGCGATCAATCCAGTTCTGATTGGAAGAATCAGAGCAAAACAAAAAATAAGATCTGTACTTGGAATATCAATTCATGGTGATGCAGCTTTTATCGGTCAAGGGGTGGTTGGCGAAACCCTGACCTTGAGCAATATTGAAGGATATAAAGTAGATGGTATTGTACACGTTGTCATTAATAACCAAGTTGGTTTTACTGCTAATCCATGCTGTGCACGGTCATCTTCTTATTGCACTGACGTAATTAAATCTATAGAAGCCCCAGTGTTTCACGTAAGTGGAGATAGTCCTGAAGCTGTAAATTTTGTTGCAGGTCTGGCAATGGAATATAGGCAGAAATTTAAGAAAGACGTGGTGATTGACATAATATGCTACCGCAAATATGGCCATAATGAAGGAGATGAGCCTAATTTTACCCAGCCGCTCATGTATAAAATAATATCAAATCATAAAACTCCAGGAACGCTATATGAAGAAAAGTTGACTGCAGATAAAGTACTAAGTGGTGACGAAGTAGATAAATTACGCAGTAAGTTCAGGGCAAGATTGGATAAAAGTCTTACTGAATCAGTGGCTTACGCTCCCAAAAAAGCTGACTGGTTCAATGGAGTGTGGTCAAAATTAAGAAGGGCAAAGTTGAATAATCTGAACGAATATTATACAGATTCTGGTGCCTCACAAAGTGAGCTGAAAAAGCTAGGTGTACTCATAAATAGCAATATTCCAAGCAGTTTTAATATCAACAATAAAGTAAGAAAAATACTTGATGGAAGAATAGAGAATATAAATTCCGGTAACAATATAGACTGGGCAACGGCTGAAAGTCTTGCATTTGCATCATTGCTCACAGAAGGAATAGGTGTGCGTCTGTCAGGACAGGACTCCGGTCGAGGTACTTTCTCACACCGCCATTCAAGGCTTGTTGATCAGGTGACAGAAGAAGCATTTATTCCACTGAACAATATAAATAAAGAGCAAGCTCACTTTGAAGTCATAGATAGCGCTTTATCAGAGTATGCTGTGATGGGCTTTGAGTATGGATATAGCCTTGATTCTCCATATTCACTGGTGCTTTGGGAAGGACAGTTTGGTGATTTTGCGAATGGTGCACAAATTATGATCGACCAGTTTATTGCGTCTGCAGAAACAAAGTGGTTACGATCAAGTGGTTTGGTTTTATTGCTGCCTCATGGCTATGAAGGTCAGGGACCTGAGCATAGCTCTGCGCGTATAGAGAGGTTTTTACAACTCTGCGCGGAAGATAATATGCAAGTAGTTAATTGCTCTACTCCAGCGAATTACTTTCATGTTTTACGCAGGCAAATTCATCGAGACTTCCGTAAACCTTTGATAGTGTTTACACCTAAATCGCTATTGCGTCATAAAAGAGCAGTTTCTAATCTATCTGACTTTAAAGGTGGATTCCTTACGATAATTCCAGAATATAGGAAGAATTTAGTTTTAGATGACAAAATGCGTAAAGTTATAATATGCGGTGGTAAAGTTTATTACGACATAATTGAGGCATGTGAAGTACAAAAAATAAACGATATAGCAGTGGTACGATTGGAGCAATTTTATCCATTTCCTGCTGATAAGCTAAGCATTGAACTTGAAAAATATGAAAACGCTGAAATTATATGGTGTCAAGAAGAGCCAAAAAATATGGGAGGATGGTTTTTTGTCAACCCATTAATAGAGGAGGTATTACTTGGCCTCAATATTCAAGCAAAAAGGCTTAAGTGCATCACAAGACCTGCTGCTGCATCTCCTGCATGTGGTTACGCTAGTGTCCATGCTCAGCAACAAGAGGAGATTTTAAAGCAAGTTATTAAATAG
- a CDS encoding ankyrin repeat domain-containing protein, with protein sequence MKIFREYTLLCYHGIIIYGNIIKLLLEYGADPNTRVYSLAPLDVAAHDKFYEIAKLLLKYGDDPNTADHHAKGYYVRRS encoded by the coding sequence ATAAAAATATTTCGTGAGTATACTTTATTATGTTATCACGGAATTATCATATATGGTAATATTATAAAACTACTTTTAGAGTACGGTGCTGACCCTAATACACGAGTATATAGTCTTGCTCCATTAGATGTAGCTGCACATGATAAGTTCTATGAAATTGCAAAATTACTTTTAAAATATGGTGATGATCCTAATACAGCCGATCATCATGCAAAAGGTTACTACGTGAGGAGGTCATAG
- the mutL gene encoding DNA mismatch repair endonuclease MutL → MAIILLDTKTINRIAAGEVIERPASVVKELVENAIDAGSSEIEIKIESGGCNLITITDDGGGIEKSDLELAFMRHATSKLSDSELIEIKHLGFRGEALSSIAAVSRIKLSSKANGASEAWSISYEGGEKIGELIPYSLPQGTHIEVRDLFFATPNRLKFLKTERAEIQSIVDIVNNLAMINYSIGFTLTSGSKKPLKYAKQTSLFSRLCEVEEEFQDNSLEINEEEDGVRLTGHICKPTVNRGKSDMIYTFVNGRPIKDNLLVSAIRYAYHDFIPSNRYPFATLHLEIPYDQIDVNVHPNKSEVRFQNKRLIYEIVRRGLIKALSTRTGNSAVSNIDRSRCQGIGKETSGLPFDVSESQGNDNHINNGKSRETKSERELYERRPNPFENRLMKESNSPSVGKKDLSERSVLFDSGIQKSLSQAKTVVLEREQIDLIENHPLGFARCQVYNTYIIAEARGKLIIVDQHAAHERLVYECLKQKSSIKRQKLLLSEVVEIKNQAGMEMVEVYKDKLFEMGFDIQINSENKVIVKEIPAILGTIDVKEMLIDIVDRLMEIEDMLPIEDKVNKILATIACHGSIRAGRTMKLEEMNVLLRQMEETPYSGQCNHGRPTHIEMKLSDIEKLFERR, encoded by the coding sequence ATGGCAATAATTCTTTTAGATACAAAAACCATAAATCGTATAGCTGCAGGGGAGGTTATAGAAAGGCCAGCTAGTGTAGTCAAGGAATTAGTTGAGAATGCAATAGATGCTGGAAGCTCGGAAATAGAGATAAAAATAGAAAGTGGTGGGTGTAACCTTATTACTATCACGGATGATGGAGGTGGAATAGAAAAGAGCGATTTAGAGCTTGCTTTTATGCGCCATGCTACTTCAAAATTGAGTGATAGTGAATTAATAGAAATCAAGCATCTTGGCTTCAGAGGAGAAGCTCTGTCTTCAATTGCAGCAGTGAGTAGAATTAAGCTATCATCTAAGGCAAATGGAGCAAGTGAAGCTTGGTCTATAAGTTATGAAGGTGGAGAAAAAATAGGTGAACTTATTCCTTACTCTTTACCACAAGGTACACATATTGAGGTCCGTGATCTGTTTTTTGCCACTCCCAATAGACTAAAATTTCTAAAAACCGAAAGGGCAGAAATTCAAAGCATTGTTGACATTGTGAATAACTTAGCTATGATCAATTATAGTATTGGGTTTACTCTCACTTCTGGTAGTAAGAAACCTCTAAAATATGCTAAGCAGACTTCGTTATTTAGTAGATTATGTGAAGTAGAAGAAGAATTTCAAGACAATTCTCTAGAAATTAATGAAGAAGAGGACGGTGTCAGACTAACAGGACACATCTGTAAACCGACGGTCAATCGAGGTAAGTCTGATATGATCTATACATTTGTAAATGGAAGGCCGATAAAAGATAATTTACTTGTTAGTGCGATTCGTTACGCATATCACGACTTTATTCCAAGCAATAGGTATCCTTTTGCAACGTTGCATTTAGAAATACCATACGATCAAATAGATGTGAATGTGCACCCAAATAAATCGGAAGTGAGATTTCAAAATAAGAGGCTGATATATGAAATAGTGAGAAGAGGGTTAATTAAGGCATTATCAACAAGAACAGGTAACTCTGCAGTGAGTAATATTGATAGGTCTAGGTGTCAAGGTATTGGAAAGGAAACGAGTGGTTTACCTTTTGATGTTAGTGAAAGTCAAGGAAATGATAACCATATTAATAATGGAAAAAGCAGAGAAACAAAAAGTGAAAGAGAATTGTATGAAAGGAGACCAAATCCTTTTGAAAATCGGCTAATGAAAGAATCCAACTCACCAAGTGTAGGAAAGAAAGACTTGTCAGAACGATCAGTATTGTTTGATTCAGGTATACAAAAATCCTTGTCACAAGCGAAAACTGTGGTTCTAGAGAGAGAGCAAATTGATTTAATAGAAAACCATCCTCTAGGGTTTGCACGCTGTCAGGTCTATAACACTTATATTATTGCTGAGGCTAGAGGCAAATTGATTATAGTTGACCAGCATGCAGCCCATGAAAGGTTAGTGTATGAATGCTTAAAACAAAAATCAAGTATAAAAAGACAAAAACTACTTCTTTCTGAGGTAGTTGAAATCAAAAATCAAGCTGGAATGGAGATGGTTGAAGTCTATAAGGATAAGCTTTTCGAAATGGGTTTTGATATTCAAATCAACTCAGAAAACAAGGTTATAGTAAAAGAAATCCCTGCAATTTTGGGAACAATAGATGTAAAAGAGATGCTAATTGATATAGTCGATAGATTGATGGAAATAGAAGATATGTTGCCAATAGAAGATAAAGTGAACAAAATATTGGCCACTATTGCTTGTCATGGGTCAATTAGAGCAGGCAGGACAATGAAATTGGAAGAGATGAATGTGTTGCTGAGGCAAATGGAAGAAACACCATATTCTGGGCAATGCAACCACGGAAGACCAACTCATATAGAAATGAAACTAAGTGATATAGAAAAATTGTTTGAGCGTAGGTAA
- the purE gene encoding 5-(carboxyamino)imidazole ribonucleotide mutase: MAEIKKDVAVIMGSESDYSTMIHAVDMLTELGILHDVFIISAHRTPERLFNFAQSAQEKGFRVIIAGAGGAAHLPGMVASLTCLPVIGVPVHSKQLNGLDSLLSIVQMPKGVPVATMSIGESGAYNAAIAAASVLSISNSEIADRLKKWRKEQTEVVKEKPASQ; this comes from the coding sequence ATGGCGGAAATAAAAAAAGATGTTGCTGTAATTATGGGAAGTGAATCAGACTATAGCACTATGATTCATGCTGTTGATATGTTAACAGAATTAGGAATTTTGCATGACGTGTTTATAATATCTGCACATAGAACACCAGAAAGGCTCTTCAATTTTGCTCAGTCTGCACAAGAAAAAGGCTTTAGAGTTATTATAGCCGGTGCGGGAGGAGCAGCTCATTTACCTGGTATGGTTGCATCGCTCACTTGTTTACCCGTTATCGGTGTTCCTGTACATAGTAAACAGTTAAATGGGCTGGATAGTCTGTTATCTATAGTACAAATGCCAAAGGGTGTGCCGGTTGCAACAATGTCTATAGGAGAAAGTGGGGCTTATAATGCAGCAATTGCTGCTGCATCTGTACTGTCAATTTCTAACAGTGAAATTGCTGATAGGTTAAAAAAATGGAGAAAGGAACAGACCGAAGTAGTAAAGGAAAAACCAGCATCACAGTAA
- a CDS encoding Fe(3+) ABC transporter substrate-binding protein: MKKALIFTSLVVVVLIVVTFLYKNNETNDLQVVNVYSSRKEELVRTLFDEFTRNTGIKVRYIIDDYSQLLSRMENGSGTDVFLTADAVNLILAKKRGLLSQVNSEILKRAIPEKFRDSEGYWFGLTKRTRILVYNKESVDPKDLSTYEDLANKKWKGKILVRSSTSPYNRSLIAFMIANNGFEKTKEWVSGIVSNMARKPSGGDTNQIYAVAAGEGDIAIVNSYYFARILSSERENKKNVANKLGVFFPNHDSNGVMVNISGAAVTKNAKNRENAIALLEFLVSKQAQELYAKKNQEYPIIEGVEVSNILKFWGDYPQSDLPLSELEKHLFEAVMIADECKWK; encoded by the coding sequence ATGAAAAAAGCTTTAATATTCACTTCCTTAGTAGTAGTTGTATTAATCGTCGTTACTTTTTTATATAAAAACAACGAGACTAATGACCTACAAGTGGTAAACGTTTATTCATCGCGTAAAGAGGAATTGGTACGTACTCTATTTGATGAATTTACAAGAAATACAGGTATTAAAGTACGTTATATTATTGACGATTACTCCCAGCTGCTCTCACGCATGGAAAATGGCAGTGGGACTGATGTATTTTTAACTGCAGATGCAGTGAACCTAATTTTGGCAAAAAAAAGAGGGCTTTTGTCTCAGGTAAACTCAGAGATTTTGAAAAGAGCTATACCTGAAAAGTTTAGGGATAGTGAAGGTTACTGGTTTGGTCTCACAAAAAGAACGAGAATATTGGTTTACAATAAAGAATCAGTAGATCCTAAAGACTTAAGTACCTATGAGGATTTAGCAAATAAAAAATGGAAAGGAAAAATATTAGTACGTTCTTCTACAAGTCCATATAATCGATCGCTGATTGCTTTTATGATTGCAAATAATGGTTTTGAAAAGACGAAAGAATGGGTCAGTGGGATTGTAAGCAATATGGCAAGAAAGCCAAGCGGTGGTGATACTAACCAAATTTATGCTGTAGCTGCTGGTGAAGGAGATATTGCAATAGTAAATAGCTATTACTTTGCGAGAATCCTTTCATCAGAACGTGAGAATAAAAAGAATGTTGCAAACAAACTAGGAGTTTTCTTCCCTAATCACGATAGTAATGGTGTAATGGTAAACATTAGTGGTGCAGCAGTAACAAAAAATGCAAAAAATAGAGAAAATGCTATAGCTTTATTGGAGTTTTTAGTAAGCAAGCAGGCCCAGGAACTATATGCTAAGAAAAATCAAGAATATCCTATTATTGAAGGCGTTGAGGTTTCCAATATACTAAAATTTTGGGGAGACTACCCACAAAGTGATTTACCTCTAAGTGAGCTTGAAAAGCATCTTTTTGAGGCTGTTATGATAGCAGACGAATGTAAATGGAAATAA
- a CDS encoding NAD kinase — MHKYKNIGYVASESPKSQEVSKLLQKLNFINITEENKSEVDLLVVVGGDGLMLHTLHNYVVGNKDIHVYGVNTGSVGFLMNKYFSSSEDLIDNIEHATSAQLTLLKMEAIDLSGKKYHHVAVNEVYVFRKANQIVEMNVAINSKLKMEKFRGDGIILSTPTGSTAYNFSAGGPILPLNSNLFALTSINSYYPRHWNGALISNDTIVQIDINNAQNRPALVVSDYKELHNISQIKMQKDHENTVTLLFDKDYSLDERIFDRQFLY; from the coding sequence ATGCATAAATACAAAAATATAGGCTATGTTGCTTCTGAGTCACCAAAATCACAGGAAGTATCTAAATTATTACAGAAGCTTAATTTTATCAATATAACAGAGGAAAATAAATCTGAAGTTGATCTACTGGTAGTTGTTGGCGGCGATGGTTTAATGCTACACACCTTGCATAATTACGTCGTAGGAAACAAAGATATACATGTATATGGGGTAAACACTGGTAGTGTTGGATTTTTGATGAATAAATACTTCAGTAGCAGCGAAGATTTGATTGATAACATAGAGCACGCAACTTCAGCTCAGCTAACTTTGCTAAAGATGGAAGCTATAGATCTGAGTGGTAAAAAATATCACCATGTAGCGGTAAACGAAGTGTATGTCTTTAGAAAGGCAAATCAGATAGTAGAGATGAATGTTGCTATCAATAGTAAACTAAAAATGGAAAAGTTTAGAGGAGATGGAATAATATTGTCTACTCCCACAGGCAGTACTGCATATAATTTCTCTGCTGGTGGCCCAATCTTACCACTCAATTCAAACTTATTTGCACTGACCTCTATTAATAGCTACTACCCAAGGCATTGGAATGGAGCGTTGATCTCAAATGATACAATTGTGCAAATTGACATTAACAACGCACAAAATCGTCCAGCACTTGTAGTATCAGATTACAAGGAGCTTCACAACATATCACAGATAAAAATGCAGAAAGACCATGAGAACACAGTTACTCTGCTCTTTGACAAGGATTATTCCCTAGATGAAAGAATTTTTGACAGACAATTCTTATATTAA
- the rpmE gene encoding 50S ribosomal protein L31, translated as MAEIDYHKITIVMTNGQEFETRSTYGKEGDKIKLDRDPLTHPAWTGSLTSGSTNKTSKIAKFNDKYGNIF; from the coding sequence ATGGCAGAAATTGATTACCATAAAATTACTATAGTCATGACAAATGGTCAAGAGTTTGAAACTCGTTCAACCTATGGAAAGGAGGGAGATAAGATAAAGCTTGATAGAGATCCTCTTACTCACCCTGCATGGACTGGAAGTTTGACAAGTGGGTCAACAAATAAAACTAGCAAAATAGCTAAGTTTAACGATAAGTACGGAAATATTTTCTAA
- the fabD gene encoding ACP S-malonyltransferase, with protein sequence MIFAFPGQGSQFVGMGRDLYSQFSVAKQVFDEVDSILGRKLSHLIFNGPVEELTITENAQPAITAVSIATLRVMEHVFGKSLLSDHDVKYVCGHSVGEYTALCAAGALTLESTVKLLKARSEAMHKASLKCKGGMVALLGAEISEVEDILESAQIDEIYGIANDNGGGQVVVSGTAEALEILPGLFKNSSVRKLIKLQVSGPFHSSLMRPADEKILEFLESIDITHPSIPFVSNVTAKEESNPETIKILLAKQIVSRVKWREMVLHMASSGINEFVEIGPNKVLSNLVKRIDQSISTKNIGSISDIDSFFNRSPVLTVENLEVSLS encoded by the coding sequence ATGATTTTTGCTTTCCCTGGTCAGGGTTCACAGTTTGTAGGAATGGGAAGAGACCTATATAGTCAATTTTCCGTTGCAAAACAAGTATTTGATGAAGTAGATAGCATACTAGGTAGGAAGTTGTCTCATTTGATTTTCAATGGTCCTGTCGAGGAGTTAACCATTACAGAAAACGCTCAGCCAGCTATAACGGCAGTATCAATTGCAACACTACGTGTTATGGAGCATGTGTTTGGTAAGTCTCTCCTCTCTGATCACGATGTTAAATATGTTTGTGGGCATTCAGTTGGTGAATATACAGCACTATGTGCTGCAGGAGCGTTGACACTCGAGTCCACAGTCAAGTTGCTGAAAGCTCGCAGCGAAGCAATGCATAAAGCTTCTTTAAAATGTAAAGGTGGAATGGTTGCGTTGCTTGGAGCAGAGATAAGTGAAGTAGAAGATATATTGGAATCAGCTCAAATTGATGAAATTTATGGAATTGCAAACGATAATGGTGGTGGACAGGTAGTGGTAAGTGGTACTGCAGAGGCCCTTGAAATATTACCTGGTTTGTTCAAAAACTCGAGTGTGAGAAAATTAATTAAATTGCAAGTTAGTGGGCCTTTTCACTCATCTCTTATGAGACCTGCTGATGAAAAGATCTTGGAATTTCTAGAGAGCATTGACATAACTCATCCTTCAATTCCTTTTGTATCAAACGTCACAGCTAAAGAAGAAAGCAATCCAGAAACTATAAAAATCTTACTTGCTAAGCAAATTGTAAGTAGAGTGAAATGGAGAGAAATGGTTTTACATATGGCAAGTAGTGGCATTAACGAATTCGTTGAAATTGGACCTAATAAAGTTTTATCTAATTTAGTCAAAAGAATTGATCAATCCATTAGTACAAAAAATATAGGTAGTATCAGTGATATTGACAGCTTCTTTAATAGGTCACCAGTACTGACGGTGGAAAATTTAGAAGTTAGCTTAAGTTAA
- a CDS encoding ankyrin repeat domain-containing protein: MHLPALYGCLNIVKALLDIRITLIINDSGGDTALHFSTKNGYLDIVRCLLKNGNVKVDAQNNTDFTALHLAISYGNSDTDVVQALLDKRANHLLQDNNGCTPLHYAC, encoded by the coding sequence TTGCATTTGCCTGCTTTGTATGGTTGCTTAAATATAGTTAAAGCTCTATTAGACATAAGGATAACGTTAATTATAAACGACAGTGGTGGTGATACTGCTTTGCATTTTTCTACTAAAAATGGTTACCTAGATATAGTTCGGTGTCTATTAAAAAATGGCAATGTTAAAGTTGACGCGCAGAATAATACTGACTTCACTGCCTTGCATTTGGCTATTTCTTATGGTAACTCAGATACAGATGTAGTTCAAGCTCTATTAGACAAAAGGGCTAATCATTTATTGCAAGATAATAATGGATGTACTCCTTTACATTATGCTTGCTGA